AGGCATCAACCTCTTTCCTCAAAGTCCGGATTATCCATGGAACTACAGCCAAATGGGACCCATTTATATTCCCAAAGAAGGCACTACAGTATCCTTGGACCTAAAAACATTACCGCTATACAAGAAGATTATCCGCGAGTATGAAGGTAACACCCTAGCCGTAAACGGCAATCAAATTTTAATCAACGGGAATGTGGCCGATAGCTATACTTTTCAACAGGACTATTATTGGATGATGGGAGATAACCGTGACCATTCAGAAGATAGTAGGGCCTGGGGATATGTTCCGGAAAACCATATCGTAGGAACGCCTATTTTCATATGGATGAGTTTTGACAACTTTACGGAACCCATGTCCAAATGGCGACCCCGATGGGATAGAATCTTCACCACAGTAAACGGAGATGGGGAGCCAAAATCCTATTTTAAGTATTTTTTGATTCTCTTGGCGGGTTATTTTGTTGGTAGCTGGTTTTGGAAACGAAAAAAGGCCAAAAAATAACCATAGGTACCTATGACCGTACTCCATCCTGCTTATTTACCCAATGTGGCCTTTTTCTGCGTTTATACGAAAGCCAATGATGTTGTATTCGAAAAACAGGACAACTATCAAAAACAGACCTATAGGAACCGGGCGTATATCTGTACGGATAGGGGAAAACATTTACTGAGTATTCCCATTGTACACACAAAAGGCGCAACTGGTAGGCAACACTACGAAGAAGTCAAATTAGACAATTCCTATGCATGGCAAAGACAGCACTGGAGAACCTTGGAAACGGCCTATAGAACTTCACCCTTTTTTGAATTTTATGAAGATGAGATTCGGCCTTTATACGAAAAAGGGTTTGACCTGCTCTTGGATTTCAATTTGGCTTCCATCCAAACCATTTGTGATTGCCTACAATTGGACTTTGTGGATGAATTCACGGATACCTATTCTCTTGAGTATGAAAAGGATTATCGGTTTTTGGTCAATGCAAAAAAAGAGTTGCCGGACGAATTTCCCGAATATGTTCAGGTTTTTGGAGACCGACATGGGTTTATCCCCAACCTGAGCATTCTGGACGTACTTTTCAACTTGGGGCCCAACACCTTGGAATATCTAGGAAATATTGAAATAGACGGGTCCCATGCTTAGGTTCACCTTGCACTATGGTATTCATTTTATAGTCCCGCTGCTGGTGGCTTTCCTATTTTTTAAGGAACAAAGGCTAAAAGTAGGTTTGATACTCTTGGCCGGGATTCTCTTGGATTTGGACCATTTTTTGGCTACGCCCATTTTTGATGCCGATAGATGCAGTATCAACTTCCACCCATTGCACACTTATTGGGCGATGGGTATATATTGTTTGATGCTTTTTTGGAGAACCACCCGAATCTGGGGTATCGCCTTTTTAATTCACATGGTGGCGGATTTGGCCGACTGCTTATTTATCCGAAGTAATCTGTAGAGTGGCCATTATAGGTTCATGGTCGGACAAGCTTTCACTGTAGTTTTTATGGTCCAACACATCGATACCCGGATCGGTTAAAATGAAATCGATTCGCAAGGGGAATTTCCAAAAGTTAATGGTTCTCCCATAACCGTATCCCTTTTCTACGAAGCTGTCCTCCATATCCTGTTTAAGCTCCTGGTAGGCATAGGAATACTGGGTATTGTTCATATCCGCACAGACAATTTTTCTAAAGCTGACCCCTTTCATGTGTTCCCGAATCAAATCTGCCTGTTCCTGTTGTTTCGCAAAAGAATTGCGCAATCTGCCCAGTAGTCTATCCGATCGTTCCCGTTTAAGGCTTCTGGGTCGAACTTTTAAGGATTCCAAATGTAAATTATATGCGCGAAGGGTATCTTTTTTATACAATACATCCACAAAACTTGCTCCGTTCAAGGAGTTTGGAAACTCAATGTCACCTTTATTTATAATCGGGTATTTGGAATATATGGCCATTAAAACCCCTTTTTCTTCGGAACCGACCTCATAATTCGTGAAACTGTAGGGATAATTTTGAAACACTTCATTTCTCAATCCCCAATACCCGAATTCCTGAAAACATAGAATATCCGGGTTTTCCTTTTGAATGAAATCGGCTATTTCCGGAACAATGGGTCGGTCATAATTTCGCGGAAACCCTTCAAAACCCTGTATGTTGAAACTCATGACCTTTAGGGCATTATCGTCATAGGACTCCCCGGTATTGAACTGAACAAAAGAACCCAAGCTAAAATAGCCAACCACCAAAACGATAAAGGAGAGCCACAAACGTTTTGGCTTGACCATGAGCCAATATAAAAGAAATAGAAAGTTTGAAATCACCAACACCGGAACAGGGAGGCTTAAAAAGGAAAGGTTGGCCGACTTTGTATAAGGAGCAATACAAGCCAAAAGCATTCCAACAGAAAAAACGATATTCAACCCGTAAACGGTCTTACCCCAAAAAGACATACAACAATTTGTATCTATTCATTACCCGCCTTAAAAAGAAAATCTTTTTCCGCTTTGGAAAGACTTTCGTATCCGGACTTGCTGATTTTATCCAAAATGGCATCTATCTTTTTTTGTTTGCTTTGGGCATCATAGTCTTTGGTACTTCTATTGGATGAAGTGCGTTGGTTCTTGTAAACCGTCTTTAATGGCGCTTTTTTTTCGGTACGCTTAAACATATTGGCAACACTGTCGAAAAAATTAGAAAAACCAGCCCCAATATCATTCCCTTTGAAAAGTTGGCTAGCATAAAGATATCCCAATAGGGCACCTCCTAAATGTGCCAAATGCCCCCCGGCATTGCCACTGGTGGGAAGTTGTATCAAATCCATCAACACGACGAACACACCTATATACCAAAGCTTCACATTGAAAAAAATGACCCTGACCTCTTGGTTGGGAATGTAGGTACAAATAAAGATAAGAATAGCACTCGCACCTGCCGAAGCCCCAATCAGTGCGGCGTTCACATTGAAAAATGCCGGAAAAATGTTATATCCTAACATAAAAAATAAGCCCCCAAGGATAACGCCTAAAAAGTACACGTTCAGAAAACGTCTACCATCAAATAGGTTCAAAAAAATCCTGCCCACAAAATAGATGAGCAGCATATTCCAAAATAAATGTCCAAGACCCCCATGGAAAAAAGAATAGGTTATAATGGACCAAGGTTGCATCAAAAATCCAAAGAAATCATTGGGAAGTTCAAACCACTGTACGATACTATTTTTTGAAAAGCCCAATAGAAAGGGAATGAGTGCGCTAACTATATACACTGCCACATTAATGGCGATGAGTTTTTCCGCCACGCTCAACCTTGCATATTGATATTTTATATTGACACCTGCCATTATCTGTCCCAGCGATTATTGTTAAACTGATTCTTTTTCCAATACCACATCATTAGAAAACCTACTAGCGCTCCTCCTACATGTGCAAAATGCGCAATACCCTGTCCAAAAATCCCGTAACCCGTAATCCCCGAAAACAAATCAAGACCAATCAATACAGGAATGAAATACTTTGCCTTGATGGGAACAGGGAGAAAAATCAGGAAAAGTTCGCTGTTGGGGTATGACATACCAAAAGCTACCAACACCCCATAAATGGCTCCCGAAGCACCGACTGCCGGGGTATGATAGGCACTTAAAAAATTATCAATGGTAGATTTTCCGGCAATATTATACCATTCCGTGTTGTACTGTCCCCTTGTAACGATATCCATCACGGAACTTTCGGTGACTCCAGAATCCACGATGGCATTAAGCCCTTTCTGAAAGTAATAATAGTTGACCCCCGTATGCAGCAAAGCTGCACCTAAGCCTGCGGAAAAATAAAAGAACAGAAACTTGTTGCGCCCCCACATTCGCTCCAAGGGCGTACCAAAGGCGTATAAGGCGTACATATTAAAAAGAATATGCATAAACCCACCATGCATGAACATATGGGTAACGATTTGCCAAATCCCGAAATTCTCGTTTTTTGGAAACCAAAGGGAAAACCATTGATACATTTGGTCCCCATAAATATTGGTCGCAACGAAAAACAAAATATTGATGATCAACAAGTGTTTTATCGCTTCAGTAAGTCTGCTCATTTATATAAATTTTCTATCAATATCGCTTTCTGTAATCGTTGTATATGTTCGCTTGTTGAAAGGGCTCAGGGCACTTTCCTTACAGGCAAAAAGGTCATTGACCAACTCCATCTGTGAACGTTGGTCCAACACCTCCCCGGTTTTGAGCGATAAGGTCTTCGCCAAGGTCTTGGCCAACATATCAACTTGGGAAAAACTATCCTCCTCCAACTCCATTTGGAAATCGGAAATAAGTTGCTCCATCACCATTTGCACCTCGCTTTCCGTCACCACTACGGGCACACCCTTTACTTCCACAGTTTCTGAAGTTATATCGCCAAAAACAAATCCAACGGCACTTAAGCTTTCCTGTATTTCCATCAAAATGGCAATTTCTCCCCGGGTAAAATTGAGGGTCAGGGGAAAAAGTAATTGTTGGCTCACCGCTTCCTTGATCGTAATGTTCCTTAAAAATCCCTCGTAGAGTACACGTTGGTGCGCCCTACTTTGATTGATGATCAACATCCCAGATTTAATGGTAGAAACGATGTACTTTTTTCGAAGCTGAAAGGTTGTAGTGATTGTTTCTGCGGTATCCGCAGATGAACCAAAAATAGAACTATTGATTCCTTCGGATTCCATTTCTAGGATACCGATATCCCGTTGGGGCAACTTACGTTCCAAGCCTTGGTACATAGTTTCCCAACCCTTGGCACTAGGTTGTCTGGAATACCCAGATTCTTTGGGAGCCCTTGATTTTTCAAAGGGATTGAAATCAGCATCTACCGATATACTCGGTAACGATACGGCTTTGTCCTTAAAGTTGTAGGGGGTCTCCAAATTTTGGTCCTTATCAAAGTCCAAGGAAGGGGCCACATTGAACTGGCCCAAGCTATGTTTAATGGTCGATTTCAAATAGGCATACAGGGTATGCTCATCATCGAACTTTACTTCTGTTTTGGTTGGGTGTATATTAATATCTATAGTCGCCGGATCTACCTCCAAACAAATAAAATAACCAGGATGTGTACCCGGTCTGATCAATCCTTCAAAGGCACCCAAGACCGCATGATGCAAATAGGGACTCTTAATAAATCGGTTATTGGCAAAAAAGAATTGCTCCCCTCTACTCTTTTTGGCAAACTCGGGCTTTTGAATGTATCCCGATATCCTAACGACATTGGTCTCTTCGTTCAAAGGGACCAACTTTTCATTGGTCTTTCTGCCAAAAATTTGAACGATCCTTTTTTTAAAATCGTTACCGGGAAGATTGAAAACATCGCTCCCATTGTTGTAAAAACTGAAGGATATTTGTGGATGGGCCAAGGCTACCCGATGGAATTCATCCACAATATGCCTAAATTCCACTTGGTCCGACTTTAAAAAGTTGCGTCTTGCAGGAATATTGAAGAAAAGGTTTTTTACCATCATCGAGGTTCCCTTGGGAACTACGGCCACTTCCTGGCTTATTATCTTACTCCCCTCAATTTTTATATGCGTGCCCACTTCATCATCCCCCGTACGGGTCATCATTTCCACATGAGCAATGGCTGCTATGGATGCCAATGCTTCGCCCCTAAAACCCTTGGTATGTAAATTAAAAAGATCTTCGGCCTTTTGGATCTTTGAGGTCGCATGCCGCTCAAAGCTCAGGCGCGCATCCGTATCGCTCATTCCCATCCCGTTGTCAACAACCTGAACCAAGGTTTTCCCACCGTCCTTAACGATTAATTTTATATCCGTGGACTGGGCGTCAATGGCATTCTCCAACAATTCCTTTACCACAGAGGCTGGTCGCTGAACTACTTCTCCCGCTGCGATTTGGTTGGCAACGTGATCGGGCAAAAGTCTAATAATATCCGCCATTATCGGGAAAAAAATATGGAGAGATCGAAATCAATTATATAAAGGAAGATTAGGATGAGAATGGCCAAAATGATCACGAACCGAATTTTTACGTTTCTATCGCCTTCCCTTCGGGAATCTTCCAGGACATTGCTAATTTTGTTCTTTAAACCCCGTTGGTTTTGTAAGGTACTGCGAAACTGGTCAAACTTGGGTTCTATCCTGTAGGGATTTCCTTTTCCTTTGTCATCATAAAATCTTGGGTTGTATTCGAACCTTCTATTTTTTCGTAAACGTGTTATTTTACTCAGGAATCCCATAAGTTCAAAGTTACTCAAAATAGCAAAAAGCCTCGTATAAGGATCCCTAAAATTTGTTAACAGAACCCTATTGCCGAGCAATTTGGAATGTTGGGAATATCAAATTGAAAATGTGGAATGGGTAGCGGGGCAATGCCTATTTTCCCAATACGGCCATCTTAATGGCGGCAATGGCTGCCTCAGACCCTTTATTTCCGTGCTTTCCACCACTGCGGTCTATGGCCTGTTGCATGGTATTATCGGTCAAAACACAGAAGATGACCGGAATGTCCATTCGCACATTGAGATCCTTGATGCCTTGGGCCGTAGCACTACAAACAAAATCAAAATGCTTGGTCTCCCCCTGGATGACACTTCCTATGGCGATAACGGCATCCAATTTTTCCTGTTGTATCAGTTTTTTACAACCAAAGGTAAGCTCAAAACTACCCGGTACGTTCCATCTGATAATGTTCGAGGCCAGGGCACCGCAATCCAAAAGGGCGGTCTCCGCGCCAAGATAGAGGCCTTCGGTTATGTTGGAATTCCACTCAGAAACAACGATCCCAAACCGAAGATGCTTCGCGCTTGGGATAGTGTCCTTATCGTATTCCGATAAATTTTTGTTTTCCGTGGCCATTATGCCCCAGTTTTGGCGATTCCAATAAAGGCATCTATAGATTTGGCCGCATCAGAACTTGAAAACTCATCCTTGATTCTTTGGAAATACTCCAAGGCCTTTGATTTATTGCCCATTTCCAAGGCCGTAACACCCGCCTTGTACAAAAATTTGGGAGTGGTATATTCGTTCGTACTATGTTTAAAGGCCGCTTCATAATACCCCAAGGCATCGGAGGGTTGGTCAAGCTGCATGAAGGCATCCCCAAGACCACCTTTTGCCAAAGACCCCAGAATAGCATCATCGGATTTAAAATCCTCCAAGTAGTCTATCGCCTCTTGGTACTTGTTCATATTCAGATAGGACATTCCGGCGGAATAATTCGCCAAATTCGCCGCTTTTGTACCACTGTATTCTTCTATTATGTCCAAGAAACCGTATTTACCTTCCGCACCTTCCAAAGCCAGTGTAAATAAGGAATCCTTGGCCGTTGTGCTGTTCAAGGCTTGGTCAAAGTACTGTTGTGGATAATACATTTCGTTTGCCGCGTTCGCTTCCTTTGGTTTCAATACGAACTGATTGTAGGCCAAATATCCCAATACCGCTACAGCGACCACTCCAATGATTCCCAAAATATAGTTTTGATTCTTTGAAACCCATTCCTCCGTTCTGGAAGCACCTTCATCCAAAGAACTGAATACTTCCGCGGTAGTACTTTCCTGCTCTTCAATCTCCTGGGCCTCAACCTTTGTTTTGGGTTTAAATCCTCTTTTCTTGTATGTTGCCATCTCTATTTTTATTGGTCGCGCAAAAATAAAGTTTTTATTGAAATCCAATAGTGTATTTATTCGTTATTTTTGGAAGTCCAAGCAACGGATGCCCTTTGCGAACCAAAAACTCGGAACTTTTAATGTATTTAAAGACCCTATCCCTTCTTAATTACAAAAATTTTGAATCCAAAAATCTTGAGTTCGATTCCAAAATCAACTGTTTTGTGGGGGATAATGGCGTTGGAAAAACCAATATTTTGGATAGCATCTACCACCTTTCTTTTGGTAAAAGTTACTTTAATCCCGTATCCTCCCAAAACATACGACATGATGCCGATTTCTTTGTGATAGAAGGGCACTTCCAAAAAGAGGAAAAGGAAGAAAAAATCGTCTGTAGCCTAAAAAAGGGCAATAAAAAAGTAATCAAAAGGAACGGAAAACCCTATGAAAAATTCGCCGACCATATTGGTGTCCTGCCACTGGTAATCATTTCCCCTGCTGATAGGGACCTTATATTGGAGGGCAGTGAGGTGCGAAGAAAATTTATGGACGGCGTTATTTCTCAGTCGGACAAAGATTACCTACAATCACTTATCAATTACAACAAGGTACTATCCCAAAGAAATGCGCTCTTAAAGTATTTTGCCGTCAACCATACTTTTGACAGGGCAACCTTGGCTGTCTATAATGACCAATTGGAAAGGTACGGTTCAGAAATATTTAAAAAAAGGGTACTTTTTTTGGAGAGCTTTATCCAAATTTTCAAGGAGCAGTATAAGGCCATAACAAACAATACGGAAGAGGTAAACCTGACTTATGATAGCAAAATGTTATCCGATTCCCTAGGGACATTATTGTTGGAAAGTCTTGAAAAAGATCGTGCGTTACAGTATACAAGTGTAGGGATACATAAGGATGACCTAAACTTTACCATTAGGGAATATCCCATAAAAAAATTTGGCAGCCAAGGACAGCAAAAATCTTTTTTGATTGCCTTGAAATTCGCACAGTTCCATTTTATGCGCAAATTGTCACGCTCCAATCCTATTTTACTTTTGGACGATATTTTTGACAAGCTCGATGAAAATAGGGTTTCTCACATCATTTCCTTGGTGAACAAGGAAAATTTTGGTCAGATATTCGTAAGCGACACCCATGCGGAACGTACCGAAGCTGTAGTAAAAAAAATTCATCAGACTTATAAAATCTTTAAACTTTGATTTATGCGAAGGTTCCTAATTTTGTTCGCGATATCGATGGTTTCCTGCTCCGGTAGGGTTTCATTGGAAGATTTACATCATTTGAACGGGTATTGGGAGATAAAGGAAGTGGAATTTTCCAATGGCAGTACCAAGGAATATCCAATGAATACAGTGGTGGACTATATAGAACTTAAGGATGGCAAGGGTTACCGAAAAAAAATGGTACCTAGGTTCGATGGCACCTTTGAAACCTCTGATGATGCGGAACCCTTTAGTATCGTTGAAGAGAATGGTATGTTTTTTATGCGCTATGAAAATCCCTTGAGCGAATGGCAAGAAAGGTTGTTATCTTTATCAGGAGATTCATTCTCCGTGGAAAATCCGGAGGGAATCACCTATTATTTTAAACGTTTTGAACCTATAAAATTAGATTGATAATGTCCAGAAGAGAAAACGACCACTTAAGTTTACAGGATGCCCTCTCCGCCTTTATCAAAAAGAACAACCTAGAGGAAGGTATGAATAAAGTGGATGTGCGCACCGCATGGGCCAACCTTATGGGAAACGGCGTATTAAATTATACCACAGATGTGGAACTCAAGAGAGACACGCTCTTTGTATCGCTATCGTCATCCGTACTCCGCGAAGAACTCAGTCATGGAAAAACCAAAATTATTACGATGTTGAACGAAGAGTTGGGAAAAGAATTGATAAAAAAATTAGTGCTACGATAATTTAAACCATAAAAAAACCGGCCCAAAGGACCGGTTCATCTTCGTTTACTTTTTCTATCTCTTAGTAAATTTCCCTACCGGAAAAATGAAAAGCACCTTCAATAGCAGCATTGGCATCACTATCCGAACCGTGTATCGCGTTTTCGGCAATGTCAGTCGCGAACATTTTACGTATGGTTCCTTCCGCAGCTTCTGCAGGATTGGTCGCCCCTATCAACGCCCTAAAATCCTCCACTGCATTTTCCTTTTCCAAAATAGCGGCAACAATGGGGCCACGTGTCATAAATTCCACCAATTCCCCAAAGAAAGGTCGTTCTTTGTGAATAGCGTAAAACTCCTGAGCGTCCCGTACGCTTAACTGCGTATATTTCATGGCGATTATCTTAAATCCAGCCGCCGTAATTTTTTCCAAAATAGCCCCAATATGTCCGTTTTCCACGGCATCGGGCTTTATCATGGTAAATGTTCTATTTGTAGTCATTTATTGAAATTTTGCGCAAAAATACGCTTTTCCCAAAGAACCACAACTTTATATGGATTTACAAAATGCGTATACGCAATGAAAAGAACCGGTCCATACATTCCCTTTCCCATTAAATTGTATCTTTGCGGCCATGAATTTTGAGCAAGTAGCAGCATTGAAGAATTTGCTTTCCTCTCCAAAAAGGATTGCCATAATACCGCACAAGAATCCGGATGGGGACGCCATTGGCTCTACCTTGGCGCTTTCCAAGTATCTTTCAAAAAAAGGACATAATACCCAGGTGCTCGCTCCCAATGATTTTCCAAAGTTCCTGAAATGGATGCCAGGAGCCGATCAAATCCTAAACTACGAAAGGCACAACGCTGAAACCAAAAAATTCATTGCGGAGGCCGACGTCATTTTTACCTTGGACTTTAACGACTTTGGACGTGTAGGTCACATGGCGGAATGCTTGGAAAATGCGAAAGCGAAGTTTGTCATGGTGGACCATCACCAACAACCTTCGGGATATGCAGTCATTACCTATTCAGATATAAACATGAGCTCCACCTGCGAAATGGTTTATACGCTGATCGATGCCATGGGGGACCGGGATTTAATTGATCAAGACATCGCCAATTGCATTTATACAGGTATCATGACGGATACCGGCTCTTTCAAGTTCAGGGCCACCACCAGTCAGACACATCGTATCGTGGCCGAGCTTATGGACAAGGGAGCGGACAATACGGCCATCCACCAACGGGTATATGATACCAACTCTCCCAGCAGATTGCATCTTTTGGGCTGTGCCTTGAAAAATATGGTTATTCTTGAAGAATTCAATACAGCATACATTACATTGACACAAGAAGAACTGGATCGTTACGACTATGAGAAGGGAGATACGGAAGGCTTTGTGAATTACGGCCTTACTCTGGACAAAATTCGATTTGCCGTTATTTTTATAGAGAATAAAGAGGAAGGTATCTTTAAAATTTCCTTTCGATCTGTGGGTGATTTTTCAGTAAACGAGTTTGCGAGAAACTATTTTGATGGAGGCGGACACACCAATGCCGCCGGAGGCAAAAGTGAAAAATCGTTGGAGGAAACCATCGATTATTTTGTATCCCTATTGCCCAAATATAAAAAAGCGTTGACAGCATGAGAATTATTGGCGTATTTCTTGTTTTAATGCTCCTTTTTAGTTGTGAAGGTCCGGAACCTCGAAAACCGGTCCAGAGAAAAAGCGGTAGTTATTTTAAGGAATCCATTGAAAGAAGCAGAAAATTGTTGGAGGCCGAAGAAAAAAAGATTCAGGAAATCATCAAAAATGATTCCTTGAAACACTACACCCATAGTGCATCAGGTTCCTGGTATCATTATCTTAGGGTAAACGATTCCACGGAGTATACGCCTCAGACCAATGACATCGTAACGTTTGAGTACAATCTTTTGACCTTGGATAACGATACGATCTATTCAGAAGCGGATATTGGAACATTTACCTACAAAGTGGACAAGCAGGAGTTATTCCTAGGAATGCGGGATGCGATAAAGCTATTAAAGGAAAACGAAAAGGCCACTTTTCTATTTCCATCCTCCATTGCCTTTGGCTATCATGGAGACAACAATAAAATTGGGACCAATGTTCCCTTAAAATCAACCATAACAATTTTAAACATAGAAAAACAACAGGATAATTTAGAAGAATAACCATTATGATAAAGAAAACGTACTTATGGGCGGCACTTGTCCTAATCATGGCAAGCTGCAAAACCAGTCAAAGAGCAGATTTGGGAGATGGCCTTTTTGCCGATATCAAAACCTCCCATGGGGATATTATCGTTAAGTTGGAGCATGAAAAAACACCGGTAACTGTCGCCAATTTTATTTCATTGGCCGAAGGCAATAGCCCCTTTGTCAGTGAACAGTTCAAAGGAAAAAAATACTACGACGGACTTACCTTTCACCGTGTGATGAAAGACTTTATGATACAGGGTGGAGATCCATTGGCCACGGGTACGGGAAATCCCGGTTATAAATTTATGGACGAGTTTAACGACTCTTTGATCCATGACAAAAAGGGTATACTATCCATGGCCAATTCAGGACCTGCGACCAACGGTAGCCAGTTTTTCATCACCCATGCCCCTACCCCATGGCTGGATAACAGGCATAGTGTTTTTGGCGAAGTGGTGGAAGGCCTGGAAGTGGTGGATTCCATTGCAAATGTTCAGGTAACCCCAGGCAACAATAAACCTGTGGAACCTGTGAAAATGAACACCATTGAAATTATTCGTAATGGAAAAGAGGCCAGGAAGTTCGATGCCGTAAAAATCATGACGGAATACTTTGATGGTGAAGAAGAGCGTCTTGCCGCCATTGAAAAGGAAAAAGCCGCAAAAAAAGCCGAAATTGAAAAAGTGAAAACTGAATTTGCTTCAACCTTGCAGACTCAAAAACAAGAGGCTAAAACTTTGGATTCCGGTCTAAAAATTTTGGTGTTGAAAGAAGGTGAAGGAGAAAAGCCTACTGTAGGTCAAAAAGTTGGTGTAATGTACGCCGGATATTTGGAAGACGGAACCCTCTTCGATAGTAATTATGAAGAAATTGCCAGGAAATATGACATGTTCGACGAGAGACGTTTACAAGGCGGTGGTTACATGCCGATACCTATGGACTATAGTCCGGAATCACCGTTGATTGCCGGTTTCAGAGAGGGCCTTTTGAGCATGAAGGTTGGGGACAAAGTGCGTCTGTTCATACCACCACATATTGGATACGGATCGCAGGGTTCCGGCCCCATTCCTCCTAATTCGGATTTGGTATTTGATGTGGAGATTACAGGGATTCAATAATAGACATAGAACTAATACTAAAAAGCCCGATTTGAAATCGGGCTTTTTTTATGGCGTATGCTGTAAAATTTCCAACAAGAACTTCCAGAATTTCTGTACCGAGGGTATGCTTACGCGTTCATCAGGGGAATGGGCTCCTTTGATAGTTGGACCAAAACTGACCATATCCATCTCTGGATAATTCTGTCCTAATATTCCGCATTCCAATCCGGCATGGCAGGCAACAACATGGGGCTTTGAATCAAATAATTTTGTGTATACCGATATGACGACCTTCAATATTTCAGAATCCATATTGGGATTCCATCCAGGATATGACCCAGTAAATGTCACGGAAAAACCGCCCAGCTCAAAGACCGATTTTAAAGCATTGGCCAAATCCATTTTTCCCGATTCTATTGAAGACCTAGTTAAACACCCAATTTCTATAGTTCCATCGGCGACGGTTACCTTGGCCACGTTATTGGAAGTTTCAACCAAATTGGCCATGTTGGTACTCATTCGATAAACACCATTTTGCAATCCGTATATAGTTTTAAGAAGTAATTCTTGAGCCTCCAGTCCCATTAATTGGTCAAAAGGTCGGTCCAAAACCTCTATGACAATTCCAAGTTTTGGATCTAAACGAGCTAATTCCCCCTTGATTGTTTGGGCTTCCTTTTCTAAAGTTTCCAAAAAGGAGTTCAATTGATTTTCGTCCACATTTAAATGACAGGTACTTTCCCTGGGAATGGCGTTTCGCAAACCACCACCTTGGATGGACGAAATCCTGAAATCAAAAGCATTTCCATGGAACAATAATCGGTTCATGATCTTATTTGCATTGCCCAGACCCTTGTGGATATCCATACCGCTA
Above is a window of Maribacter algicola DNA encoding:
- a CDS encoding peptidylprolyl isomerase, whose protein sequence is MKKTYLWAALVLIMASCKTSQRADLGDGLFADIKTSHGDIIVKLEHEKTPVTVANFISLAEGNSPFVSEQFKGKKYYDGLTFHRVMKDFMIQGGDPLATGTGNPGYKFMDEFNDSLIHDKKGILSMANSGPATNGSQFFITHAPTPWLDNRHSVFGEVVEGLEVVDSIANVQVTPGNNKPVEPVKMNTIEIIRNGKEARKFDAVKIMTEYFDGEEERLAAIEKEKAAKKAEIEKVKTEFASTLQTQKQEAKTLDSGLKILVLKEGEGEKPTVGQKVGVMYAGYLEDGTLFDSNYEEIARKYDMFDERRLQGGGYMPIPMDYSPESPLIAGFREGLLSMKVGDKVRLFIPPHIGYGSQGSGPIPPNSDLVFDVEITGIQ
- a CDS encoding aminoacyl-histidine dipeptidase; protein product: MENQILELEPKTVWKNFSRLNAVPRPSKKEEKVIQFMVDFGKGLGLETFTDDVGNVIIRKPATIGMENRKMITLQSHLDMVHQKNVETDFDFEHAGIQMYVDGDWVKANGTTLGADNGMGVAAIMSLLESKEIAHPPLEALFTIDEETGMTGAFGLKGGLLQGEILLNLDTEEDDEIDIGCAGGIDVTATKTYGQTPVIPGEVGLRISIKGLTGGHSGMDIHKGLGNANKIMNRLLFHGNAFDFRISSIQGGGLRNAIPRESTCHLNVDENQLNSFLETLEKEAQTIKGELARLDPKLGIVIEVLDRPFDQLMGLEAQELLLKTIYGLQNGVYRMSTNMANLVETSNNVAKVTVADGTIEIGCLTRSSIESGKMDLANALKSVFELGGFSVTFTGSYPGWNPNMDSEILKVVISVYTKLFDSKPHVVACHAGLECGILGQNYPEMDMVSFGPTIKGAHSPDERVSIPSVQKFWKFLLEILQHTP